Proteins encoded in a region of the Acidobacteriota bacterium genome:
- a CDS encoding VCBS repeat-containing protein: MRSKGFRTLLSFVFSFALIVPAATVGQVLTFDQRAEEMKLAADLKERTSRSTEGLVEERLADGSVKVHLRGRFQHVALANLGRDGRPTASCVSSLKEANAFLGRDLETGNLIPNSPRSFDPFAIDSADYGMSDEEMLFYREMIARYIEAAELSPLAANISIVNGDGPNEGFNDPTPVAAEGGNTGATRGQQRLNVFGAAAAIWGAFLDSTVPIEVSARFDPQTCTLTSAVLGSASTTTVHREHANAGFSGTWHHQALANKQAGVDLSPNPDLAATFNSNLDGRPDCLQGTRFYLGLDNSQPPGTLNLLIVVLHEIGHGLGFADFVNGTTGAWFNGFPDVYARFLFDRSTSVLWRDMTDGQRAISAINNNNVLWDGESLRLASAGLSQGRDAATGRVEVYTPAPYDGGSSVAHWNTRVTPNVLMEPFITSGVPLTLDLTRQQMRDIGWYRDSDGNGTPDTITGVTPSGGFLLIGSQANINWNNNGGFNQNVAIELSLNGGATYTQTLAANVANTGSFSFAVPNTPTQQGRIRIREVNYASPAGVSELDFTITNTLPVLDVPFDLDGDGKTDISVFRPNPGQWWYLRSSDGGNRAFAFGSPTDTIVPGDYTGDGKADIAFWRPTTGEWFILRSEDSTFFAFPFGTTGDVPSPADFDGDGKQDTAVFRPSTSTWFVQRSSDGQTGITVFGIPGDKPMPADYDGDGKADVAIFRPTGGSGGGEWWYLRSSDGANRAFAFGTSTDLAVPGDYTGDGKADLAYFRPSTGEWFILRSEDSSFFAFPWGAAGDQPAPGDYDGDGKIDAAVFRPSNSNWFALRSTAGPLILQFGITGDRPVPNAFVR, from the coding sequence ATGAGATCTAAGGGTTTTCGGACGCTTTTGTCGTTTGTTTTTTCGTTTGCATTGATCGTTCCGGCCGCCACGGTCGGGCAGGTCTTAACCTTTGACCAACGAGCGGAGGAGATGAAGCTGGCGGCCGATCTTAAAGAACGAACAAGCCGTTCGACCGAAGGGTTGGTCGAGGAACGCCTTGCGGATGGCAGCGTCAAGGTCCACCTTCGCGGGCGGTTTCAACATGTCGCGTTGGCAAATCTCGGGCGGGACGGCCGCCCGACGGCGAGCTGCGTCTCAAGCCTCAAGGAAGCAAATGCTTTCCTCGGTCGCGACCTTGAGACCGGCAACCTTATACCGAACAGCCCGCGGAGCTTTGACCCCTTTGCCATCGATTCCGCCGACTACGGGATGTCGGACGAGGAAATGCTCTTTTACCGCGAAATGATTGCCCGCTACATTGAAGCGGCGGAGTTAAGCCCTTTGGCGGCAAATATCTCGATAGTTAACGGCGACGGCCCGAACGAGGGCTTTAACGACCCGACACCGGTTGCGGCCGAAGGCGGAAATACCGGAGCAACACGCGGCCAGCAGCGGCTAAATGTTTTCGGTGCAGCGGCGGCGATCTGGGGAGCGTTTCTTGACTCGACCGTCCCGATCGAGGTCAGTGCGCGATTCGATCCGCAAACTTGTACCTTGACCTCAGCCGTTCTCGGATCGGCGTCGACGACGACGGTGCATCGTGAGCACGCGAATGCCGGATTCTCCGGAACCTGGCATCATCAGGCCCTCGCAAATAAGCAGGCCGGTGTTGACCTCTCGCCAAACCCCGACCTCGCTGCCACTTTCAATAGCAACCTCGACGGCCGGCCCGACTGCCTTCAGGGCACTCGATTTTATCTCGGCCTTGATAATTCCCAGCCCCCGGGAACGCTGAATCTGCTCATCGTCGTCCTGCACGAGATCGGCCACGGACTCGGATTTGCGGATTTCGTCAACGGCACGACCGGAGCGTGGTTCAACGGTTTTCCTGATGTCTATGCCCGTTTCCTTTTCGACCGTTCTACTTCGGTGCTCTGGCGCGATATGACCGACGGCCAGCGTGCCATTTCAGCGATCAATAACAACAACGTGCTCTGGGATGGCGAGAGCTTGCGGCTTGCATCCGCGGGGCTTTCGCAGGGCCGCGACGCCGCGACCGGCAGGGTCGAGGTCTATACGCCCGCTCCTTACGACGGCGGCTCGTCCGTCGCCCACTGGAACACGCGAGTTACGCCGAACGTTCTCATGGAGCCTTTCATCACGTCGGGCGTTCCGCTAACGCTTGACCTGACGCGGCAGCAGATGCGCGACATCGGTTGGTATCGCGACTCAGATGGTAACGGGACGCCGGACACGATCACGGGCGTGACGCCGAGCGGTGGATTCCTGCTGATCGGCTCACAGGCCAACATCAATTGGAACAACAACGGCGGGTTCAACCAGAATGTCGCGATCGAGCTTTCGCTCAACGGCGGTGCGACCTATACGCAGACGCTCGCGGCAAACGTCGCGAATACTGGAAGCTTTTCATTCGCCGTTCCGAACACTCCGACACAGCAGGGAAGGATTCGCATTCGCGAGGTGAACTATGCCTCGCCAGCGGGAGTTTCCGAGCTGGATTTTACCATCACGAACACGTTGCCCGTCCTCGATGTGCCGTTCGATCTGGATGGAGACGGGAAGACCGACATCTCCGTTTTCCGGCCGAACCCGGGGCAGTGGTGGTATTTGAGGTCGAGCGACGGCGGTAATCGGGCGTTCGCATTCGGTTCACCAACGGACACCATCGTGCCGGGTGATTACACGGGGGACGGAAAGGCCGATATTGCCTTCTGGCGGCCGACGACCGGCGAGTGGTTCATCCTTCGATCCGAAGACTCGACGTTCTTCGCGTTCCCGTTCGGTACGACGGGCGATGTGCCTTCGCCGGCGGATTTTGACGGCGACGGCAAACAGGACACCGCCGTTTTCCGTCCTTCGACCTCGACCTGGTTCGTGCAGCGGTCTAGCGATGGGCAAACGGGGATCACAGTTTTCGGCATCCCGGGCGATAAACCGATGCCGGCGGATTATGACGGCGACGGGAAAGCCGATGTCGCGATCTTCCGTCCGACCGGCGGTTCCGGCGGTGGTGAGTGGTGGTATCTGCGTAGCTCGGATGGAGCTAATCGGGCGTTCGCTTTTGGCACCTCGACCGATCTTGCAGTCCCGGGAGACTACACCGGCGACGGCAAGGCGGACCTCGCGTACTTCAGGCCATCGACCGGCGAGTGGTTCATCCTCAGATCAGAGGACTCGAGCTTCTTCGCATTCCCGTGGGGAGCCGCAGGCGACCAACCGGCTCCGGGTGACTACGACGGCGACGGCAAGATCGACGCAGCGGTCTTTCGGCCGTCGAACTCGAACTGGTTCGCACTGCGTTCGACCGCCGGCCCGCTGATTCTGCAATTTGGAATCACTGGTGATAGGCCTGTGCCGAATGCGTTTGTGAGATAG
- a CDS encoding response regulator: MNDRELQTFLEEAEIILHGIRGGILLFAQAPQNLSSLDVPARRINELRHRSEPLGRSEVADACAKVSGNLSMLHSAAREGRDVQSAIRGTLDAVADVELAFAGIRLAVDGPEPDFDFLVDTTFSPNAPVEAPPLPSYQPPTVPVMPAPAAQAAPAESDFSQFEIDAELLEVFAEEAADLLGNISASLDELQTNPDNKDALWEIRRNAHTFKGSAGIVGLKPLSEFAHRIEDLLDKLAESGGKPRSGLIPLLIESNTCLQALISGERREETAALSLKLSADFDAMMAAIENNEPDVLEVVAPAIVPELRQPAELPAHKLSQPVPVYAAQPEAEVPNRNRSIVRVSLDKLDELVGIVRDMVINRSAVEQRLSELDRQIDDLQNATRRLQAMNGKLEVDFEASMLGNGLTSRVSADRSAIHARSVHGDFDELEYDRYTEFHQAIRELGETSNDTFSINTALEQLKGDLDVLFESQRRLIDSVQERVMRIRLVEFGALRTRLERAVRVTCDEEGKRAEITLENPHLEIDTKILDSLIEPMLHLLKNAVVHGIEFPELRRLLGKPEAGRITVKLSLDETHVVLTVADDGGGISTGSLKEKAVIDGLISREQAERMSDEEAQMLIFRPGLTTSQKLNLNAGRGVGMSIVKESVESKKGTISMRSTPHAGTVFTIRMLLPLAVTEALIVTSGQDVFAVPLNAIRHIVEIGKDSGYTAEGEGYIDHAGERFRPYSLAHLTGLPSREALAKSANALLIECGDEFFAVAVDSVVRTEELVVKPLGRPLDQMPGVLGVSTLASGDAITILDLDHLLRDRPAGNEPIAEPPPVEKQLAVLIVDDSPSVRLLTSKVVKNAGWLALTAKDGIDALETLREAEDLPSIILSDIEMPRMGGYDLVAALKADERLREIPVIVITSRAGEKHRAKAEEQGVSDYLVKPYSEWELIQKIQALATPI, encoded by the coding sequence ATGAACGACCGCGAACTACAAACTTTTCTTGAAGAGGCCGAGATCATTCTCCACGGCATCCGCGGCGGCATACTTCTCTTTGCCCAGGCTCCGCAAAATCTCTCGAGCCTCGATGTGCCCGCCCGCCGGATCAACGAACTTCGCCATCGCTCGGAGCCGCTCGGCCGAAGCGAGGTTGCCGATGCCTGCGCAAAGGTGAGCGGTAATTTGTCCATGCTCCATAGCGCCGCAAGGGAGGGCCGCGATGTCCAGAGTGCGATCCGCGGAACGCTCGATGCGGTCGCCGATGTCGAACTCGCATTTGCGGGAATTCGCCTCGCGGTCGATGGACCCGAGCCCGATTTTGATTTTCTGGTCGATACGACCTTTAGCCCAAACGCTCCCGTTGAGGCACCACCGCTTCCCTCTTATCAACCGCCGACGGTCCCGGTGATGCCCGCACCTGCTGCCCAAGCCGCACCGGCCGAAAGCGACTTTTCACAGTTTGAGATCGACGCAGAACTGCTCGAGGTTTTTGCTGAGGAAGCCGCCGACCTGCTCGGCAATATTTCCGCCAGCCTCGACGAGCTCCAGACGAATCCCGACAACAAGGACGCACTTTGGGAGATCCGCCGCAATGCCCATACCTTTAAGGGCTCGGCCGGCATCGTCGGGCTCAAGCCGCTAAGTGAGTTCGCCCATCGCATCGAAGACCTGCTCGATAAGCTTGCCGAATCGGGCGGAAAGCCGCGTTCGGGCTTGATCCCGCTTCTTATCGAATCGAACACCTGTCTCCAGGCACTGATCTCCGGCGAACGCCGCGAAGAGACCGCCGCACTTTCGCTCAAGCTATCCGCAGATTTCGACGCGATGATGGCCGCGATCGAGAACAACGAACCCGACGTTCTTGAAGTCGTCGCGCCAGCTATTGTTCCCGAACTCCGACAGCCCGCCGAGCTACCGGCACACAAGCTCTCGCAGCCCGTTCCCGTCTATGCCGCTCAGCCCGAGGCCGAAGTGCCGAATCGCAATCGCTCGATCGTCCGCGTCTCGCTCGACAAGCTCGACGAACTCGTCGGCATTGTCCGCGACATGGTCATCAATCGCTCCGCCGTCGAACAGCGTCTATCGGAACTCGACCGCCAGATCGATGACCTGCAAAATGCGACCCGCCGGCTGCAGGCGATGAACGGAAAGCTTGAAGTCGATTTCGAGGCCTCAATGCTCGGCAATGGCCTTACTTCGAGAGTTTCGGCCGATCGCTCCGCGATCCACGCACGGTCGGTGCACGGCGACTTTGATGAACTTGAATACGACCGCTACACCGAGTTTCACCAGGCCATCCGCGAGCTTGGCGAAACTTCGAACGACACATTTTCGATCAACACTGCGCTCGAACAATTAAAGGGCGACCTTGACGTTCTCTTCGAATCGCAGCGTCGGCTTATTGATAGCGTTCAGGAACGCGTGATGCGAATTCGCCTCGTCGAATTCGGCGCACTCCGTACGCGGCTCGAACGCGCGGTTCGCGTTACCTGCGACGAAGAAGGCAAGCGGGCCGAGATCACTCTCGAAAATCCGCATCTTGAGATCGACACCAAGATCCTTGATTCGCTCATAGAGCCGATGCTCCATTTGCTCAAAAACGCGGTCGTCCACGGCATCGAGTTTCCCGAACTTCGCCGCCTGCTCGGCAAGCCCGAGGCGGGCCGCATCACGGTAAAGCTCTCGCTTGACGAGACCCATGTTGTGCTCACCGTAGCCGACGACGGCGGCGGCATTTCGACCGGTTCACTCAAAGAAAAGGCCGTCATCGATGGGCTGATCTCACGCGAACAGGCCGAACGGATGTCCGACGAAGAAGCGCAGATGCTGATCTTCCGCCCGGGCCTCACAACCTCGCAAAAGCTCAACCTCAATGCCGGCCGTGGCGTCGGGATGAGCATCGTAAAGGAAAGCGTCGAATCGAAAAAAGGCACCATCTCGATGCGCTCGACGCCGCACGCCGGAACTGTTTTCACAATCCGGATGCTGCTTCCGCTGGCGGTCACCGAGGCGCTCATCGTCACCTCAGGCCAGGATGTTTTCGCAGTACCGCTCAACGCCATTCGCCACATTGTCGAGATCGGCAAGGACTCAGGCTATACGGCCGAGGGCGAAGGCTACATCGACCACGCCGGCGAACGCTTCAGGCCCTATTCGCTCGCTCATCTTACCGGCTTGCCAAGCCGCGAAGCTCTCGCAAAGTCGGCGAACGCTCTTCTCATTGAATGCGGCGACGAGTTCTTTGCCGTCGCTGTCGATTCCGTCGTCCGCACCGAGGAGCTTGTCGTCAAACCGCTCGGCCGCCCGCTTGACCAGATGCCCGGCGTGCTCGGCGTCTCGACCCTCGCAAGCGGCGACGCGATCACCATCCTCGACCTCGATCATCTTCTCCGCGACCGCCCGGCCGGCAACGAACCCATCGCCGAACCGCCGCCGGTCGAGAAGCAGCTCGCCGTTCTGATCGTTGACGACAGCCCGAGTGTCCGCCTGCTCACCTCAAAGGTCGTCAAAAACGCCGGCTGGCTGGCTCTGACCGCCAAAGACGGCATCGACGCGCTCGAGACGCTCCGCGAGGCCGAAGACCTTCCGTCAATAATTCTTAGCGATATCGAGATGCCGCGGATGGGCGGCTATGACCTGGTCGCCGCTCTCAAGGCCGATGAGCGGCTGCGCGAGATCCCCGTCATCGTAATAACCTCGCGTGCCGGCGAAAAGCACCGAGCCAAGGCCGAGGAACAAGGCGTCTCCGACTACCTTGTCAAACCCTACAGCGAATGGGAACTCATCCAAAAGATCCAAGCCCTCGCCACCCCAATCTAA
- a CDS encoding methyl-accepting chemotaxis protein codes for MNSSFGKLIVRSLAFIGGGLLLLGIVLLILAKAGVVADGPVVLMWLILGSAIAIAAIVMLMMQDRENARRFASAAAAASDIAEGRPTGFEADDELKSSLHSIRNYLSQNAKALETLSRDGRLSGFSPAGPEDRLGNAIALLATRFSANDQSDEAFAQLERSLLRLSADLSGVASGDLSLRSESRVEAMEEVTAAFNLLTGNLSATVGRLRKASDAAASVSGSITEAAEQVARGSNAQASQSARTRTALDSLAAEMRRIAEAAERSAGIANTVFGNSRSGAASAANNISATEAIRKQVQETAKRVKRLGERSQEIGQIVSQIDDLSDRTSVLALNASLQNGMQNSGGGSISTVAEEIERLADRSTRMTQQIASMTQAINLETKELVTSMEETVRQVSLGSVSAERSARSLFEIEKSTQELTSLLTDLLNSTRGQSSNAEAAAASVKEICDVADLVRMSSAQFSEHLGHLARSVSDVQLAVSPFKLPVPELRREAPQTPQDNRFVN; via the coding sequence ATGAATTCTTCATTCGGAAAACTGATCGTCAGGTCGCTCGCCTTTATCGGCGGCGGCCTTTTGCTGCTCGGTATCGTCCTGCTTATTCTCGCCAAGGCCGGTGTCGTCGCCGATGGCCCGGTCGTGCTAATGTGGCTCATTCTCGGCTCGGCGATCGCCATAGCCGCGATCGTCATGCTGATGATGCAGGATCGCGAGAACGCCCGCCGCTTCGCCTCGGCCGCCGCCGCCGCTTCCGACATAGCTGAAGGCCGCCCGACAGGATTCGAAGCCGACGATGAGCTTAAGTCCTCACTCCACTCGATCCGCAATTATCTTTCTCAGAACGCAAAAGCTCTCGAAACCCTTTCCCGTGATGGCCGCTTGAGCGGCTTTTCGCCCGCCGGCCCTGAAGACCGCCTGGGCAATGCCATCGCCTTGCTAGCCACCCGGTTTTCCGCTAATGATCAGAGCGACGAAGCGTTTGCCCAACTCGAACGTTCGCTCCTTCGCCTTTCGGCCGACCTTTCAGGCGTCGCTTCCGGCGACCTTTCGCTCCGTTCGGAAAGCCGCGTGGAAGCGATGGAAGAAGTGACCGCCGCTTTCAACCTCTTGACCGGAAATCTTTCCGCGACCGTCGGCCGGCTCCGCAAGGCTTCCGATGCCGCTGCATCCGTTTCGGGCTCGATCACCGAGGCCGCCGAGCAGGTCGCCCGCGGCAGCAACGCCCAAGCATCGCAATCCGCTCGGACCCGCACCGCTCTCGATTCGCTCGCCGCCGAAATGCGTCGCATCGCCGAGGCAGCCGAACGTTCGGCCGGTATCGCCAATACGGTCTTCGGCAATTCCCGCTCCGGAGCCGCCTCCGCAGCCAACAATATCTCGGCGACCGAAGCCATCCGCAAACAGGTCCAGGAAACCGCCAAACGGGTCAAACGGCTCGGCGAACGCTCGCAGGAGATCGGCCAGATCGTCTCGCAGATCGATGACCTCAGCGACCGCACCAGCGTCCTCGCTCTCAATGCCTCGTTGCAAAACGGAATGCAAAACTCCGGAGGCGGCAGCATTTCGACCGTCGCCGAAGAGATCGAACGTCTTGCCGACCGCTCGACACGGATGACCCAGCAGATCGCCTCGATGACACAGGCGATAAATCTCGAAACGAAAGAACTTGTCACCTCGATGGAAGAGACCGTCCGGCAGGTCTCGCTCGGATCGGTTTCGGCCGAACGCTCGGCCCGCTCACTTTTTGAGATAGAAAAGAGCACGCAGGAACTCACATCTCTTCTCACCGATCTGCTCAATTCGACCCGCGGGCAATCCTCGAACGCCGAAGCCGCGGCCGCCTCTGTAAAAGAGATCTGCGACGTCGCCGACCTTGTCCGGATGAGCTCGGCCCAGTTTTCCGAGCACCTCGGCCACCTTGCCCGTTCGGTCTCGGATGTCCAACTCGCCGTTTCGCCATTCAAGCTTCCCGTCCCTGAGCTTCGCCGCGAGGCGCCGCAAACTCCGCAGGATAATCGCTTTGTGAACTGA
- a CDS encoding chemotaxis protein CheW → MNLETVSTSPERPEATSHQAVDLTEPAANSHSRFLSFTIGGGKYCLPADAVVEVSHPLDLARLPKSPANVLGVASFTGEIALVVDLRSLLSESRPAADTKAKMLRLAVIGDETNIAFPVDAVGEVFSSEPSSFKPAGGAPLVEGTQHGALPHPVSLLSPTAIRAISDPRSTSLT, encoded by the coding sequence ATGAACCTCGAAACCGTTTCAACTTCCCCCGAACGGCCCGAGGCGACCTCACATCAAGCAGTTGACCTGACCGAGCCCGCGGCCAATTCGCACTCCAGATTTCTTTCCTTCACCATCGGCGGCGGCAAGTATTGCTTGCCGGCAGATGCCGTGGTCGAGGTCTCGCATCCGCTCGATCTCGCCCGCCTGCCAAAGTCGCCGGCGAATGTGCTCGGCGTTGCTTCGTTCACCGGGGAGATAGCTCTTGTCGTCGATCTCCGTTCGCTCTTGAGCGAATCGCGGCCCGCCGCGGACACGAAGGCAAAAATGCTTCGGCTTGCTGTGATCGGCGATGAAACAAATATCGCCTTTCCGGTCGATGCGGTCGGAGAGGTCTTTTCATCCGAACCTTCGTCGTTTAAGCCTGCCGGCGGTGCTCCCTTGGTCGAAGGCACGCAACACGGCGCTCTGCCTCATCCGGTTTCCCTTCTAAGCCCAACCGCGATCCGTGCGATATCGGATCCGCGTTCTACTTCTCTCACTTGA
- a CDS encoding response regulator, with the protein MLLANQSAEQWVIRQSLNALEGERSQRPLTEVELTNLGIGYINLREYDKGYFYLVEAAQANPDNVVLSSYVNALHIRIEEIKQKQGADGKQVSGKTILVVDDSPTIRKLISGKLEKSGHEVFCASDGVEALEMLKALEPHLILLDITMPRMDGYQVCKAIKSAPETKDVPVVMISGKDGFFDKVRGRMAGSSGYITKPFGPETLMKVVEGYLTDGAAAPEMEEYAQ; encoded by the coding sequence ATGCTGCTTGCTAACCAGAGTGCCGAGCAATGGGTGATCCGCCAGTCGCTGAATGCACTCGAAGGTGAGCGCAGCCAGCGTCCGCTGACCGAGGTCGAACTTACGAACCTCGGCATCGGCTACATCAACCTCCGCGAGTACGATAAGGGCTATTTCTACCTTGTCGAGGCCGCACAGGCGAACCCGGACAACGTCGTCCTCTCCAGCTACGTTAATGCTCTTCACATCCGCATCGAAGAGATCAAGCAGAAGCAGGGAGCTGACGGCAAACAGGTCAGCGGCAAGACGATCCTCGTCGTTGACGACAGCCCGACCATCCGCAAGCTGATCAGCGGCAAGCTCGAAAAGAGCGGCCACGAGGTCTTCTGTGCATCCGACGGCGTCGAGGCCCTCGAAATGCTCAAGGCCCTTGAACCGCATCTCATACTTCTCGACATCACCATGCCGCGAATGGACGGCTACCAGGTCTGCAAGGCCATCAAGAGTGCTCCCGAAACGAAGGATGTCCCGGTAGTAATGATCTCCGGCAAAGACGGATTCTTTGACAAGGTCCGCGGCCGAATGGCCGGCTCTTCGGGCTACATAACCAAACCGTTCGGCCCCGAAACACTTATGAAGGTGGTCGAAGGCTATCTTACCGACGGTGCTGCGGCACCTGAAATGGAAGAGTATGCACAATGA
- a CDS encoding FAD-dependent oxidoreductase, which yields MESTPDIVVIGGGPAGLSAAAWCSDLGLSAVLIEGSEQPGGQLHSINNPIANYAGLAAANGREFAAKLLEWEKQFAFRREFGTRVESVSADPLVLRTAGGEEFRPRAVILATGLSRRRLGLAGEDEFVGKGVLRSGAGQREEAPGKHVVIVGGGDAAIENAVLLSEFAERVTVVHRSREFRARAEFLESARSAKNVELITETYVTKILGEERFEGIEVSGPEGPDLIMADLLLIRIGFKPNSELLRGLVELDVSGYVQVDVTCLTSEPMIYACGDVANPVSPTISTATGMGATAAKAIAARLS from the coding sequence ATGGAAAGCACACCCGATATTGTCGTTATCGGCGGCGGGCCGGCGGGCCTCTCGGCCGCGGCTTGGTGCTCGGACCTCGGCCTTTCGGCGGTTTTGATCGAGGGAAGCGAGCAGCCCGGCGGACAGCTTCATTCGATCAACAACCCCATCGCGAATTACGCGGGCCTCGCGGCGGCGAACGGACGCGAGTTCGCCGCGAAGCTTCTGGAGTGGGAAAAGCAATTCGCATTCCGCCGGGAATTCGGAACGCGTGTCGAATCGGTTTCCGCGGATCCTCTGGTCCTACGGACCGCGGGAGGAGAGGAGTTTCGCCCTCGGGCGGTGATACTCGCCACAGGGCTTAGCCGGCGGCGGCTCGGGCTTGCGGGTGAGGACGAATTTGTCGGCAAGGGCGTTTTGCGGTCAGGTGCGGGGCAGCGGGAAGAGGCACCGGGGAAGCATGTTGTCATCGTCGGCGGCGGCGATGCTGCGATCGAAAATGCGGTCTTGCTAAGCGAGTTTGCCGAGCGGGTGACGGTCGTCCATCGGAGCCGTGAGTTTCGGGCGAGGGCGGAGTTTCTTGAGAGTGCAAGATCGGCGAAGAACGTCGAATTGATCACGGAAACCTATGTTACGAAGATCCTCGGCGAAGAGAGGTTTGAGGGAATTGAGGTTTCCGGCCCGGAAGGCCCGGATTTGATCATGGCAGATCTTCTGCTGATCCGTATCGGATTCAAGCCCAACTCTGAGCTACTACGAGGCCTGGTGGAGCTTGACGTTTCGGGCTATGTTCAGGTCGATGTGACGTGCTTGACCTCTGAGCCGATGATCTATGCCTGCGGCGACGTGGCTAATCCAGTTTCCCCAACAATTTCGACCGCAACCGGCATGGGGGCGACCGCAGCCAAGGCCATCGCGGCACGACTCTCATAA